The following proteins are encoded in a genomic region of Pirellulales bacterium:
- a CDS encoding PaaI family thioesterase gives MKTFSEYGEKLVRGEAPPPPIGRLLGFVPTSIGAGRAVFEMQADERHHNPMGTVHGGILCDLADAAMGFAYASTLREGESFTTVELKINFFRPVRNAKLIAEANVLRAGTTLGYIECDVKDTYGKLVARVASTCMKLLARGNSVT, from the coding sequence ATGAAGACTTTCAGTGAATACGGCGAAAAGCTGGTCCGCGGCGAAGCACCTCCGCCCCCGATCGGGCGCTTGCTGGGATTCGTGCCAACAAGCATCGGGGCTGGTCGAGCCGTCTTCGAGATGCAGGCCGACGAGCGCCACCACAATCCGATGGGCACCGTACACGGCGGAATTCTGTGCGACCTGGCCGACGCCGCGATGGGATTTGCCTATGCTTCGACGTTGCGCGAAGGAGAATCGTTCACAACCGTCGAGCTAAAGATCAATTTCTTTCGCCCGGTTCGCAACGCGAAACTTATCGCCGAAGCAAATGTCCTGCGTGCCGGAACGACGCTCGGCTACATCGAATGCGACGTCAAAGACACTTACGGAAAGCTCGTGGCCCGTGTCGCGAGCACTTGCATGAAGCTGCTTGCGCGCGGCAACAGCGTGACATGA
- a CDS encoding class I SAM-dependent methyltransferase: protein MDHQQLVDEQYGTEPLVTRVEAALRSANPAERSISWTDLVPLDQFHVGGLGASRDLAEALGVEHGATLLDVGCGLGGPARFLAATCGARVTGIDLSRSFVETAQLLTQRCGMTGTVTIQQANALDLPFADASFDLAWTQHVAMNIADRPRLYAGLHRVLKPAGKLAIYDVIAGDGRPLIFPVPWARRPELSFLLNANQMKATLATAGFTELTWIDKTEEGIVWFDQLRSKQSEGMPALGIHIVMGNEFGSMAANLGRNFQEGRARIVQTIVQRS, encoded by the coding sequence ATGGATCATCAGCAATTGGTTGACGAGCAATACGGCACAGAGCCGCTCGTGACTCGCGTCGAGGCGGCACTCCGCTCGGCCAATCCCGCCGAACGATCGATCAGTTGGACGGATCTCGTGCCGCTCGATCAATTCCACGTCGGCGGGTTGGGCGCCTCGCGCGACCTGGCCGAGGCGCTCGGCGTCGAACACGGCGCCACGCTGCTGGACGTTGGTTGCGGGCTGGGTGGCCCGGCAAGGTTTCTCGCCGCGACCTGTGGCGCACGAGTAACGGGCATCGACCTTAGTCGGTCCTTTGTCGAGACCGCTCAGCTACTCACGCAGCGCTGCGGAATGACAGGTACCGTCACGATCCAGCAGGCGAACGCGCTCGATCTGCCCTTCGCCGACGCTAGTTTCGATCTGGCCTGGACGCAGCACGTAGCCATGAATATCGCGGATCGCCCGCGGCTCTACGCCGGCCTGCATCGGGTGCTAAAACCGGCCGGCAAGCTGGCGATCTACGATGTCATCGCCGGAGACGGTCGCCCGTTGATCTTCCCAGTTCCCTGGGCGCGTCGGCCGGAACTGAGTTTCCTGCTGAACGCCAACCAGATGAAGGCCACTCTCGCCACGGCAGGGTTCACGGAGCTGACTTGGATCGACAAGACCGAGGAGGGCATCGTCTGGTTCGATCAACTGCGATCGAAACAAAGCGAGGGCATGCCCGCACTCGGCATTCACATCGTGATGGGCAACGAATTTGGGAGCATGGCCGCGAACCTGGGACGCAATTTCCAGGAAGGGCGCGCTCGTATAGTGCAAACCATTGTGCAGCGCAGTTGA
- a CDS encoding polysaccharide deacetylase family protein, whose translation MPHRTASLETSNLRLYSPSSVLLTFLFHGVFADQHEIERNAVDPQQRITVEHFRQFVAHMLDCGYEFVLPNQVVAGLDADGRYVMATFDDGYASNALVRPVLEEFGVAALFYISTGHVLAKKSFWWDVVHREILRRGGTPDDAQKVGRGLKELTNPQIEDVIVRMFGAESIEPWGDIDRPFTPQELRAFVDSPLVEVGNHTRDHAILTNYTPAGVRQQLADAQDDLESMVGYRPTSVSYPNGNYSPDVLRVASELGFSLGITVERRKNLLPVDGANDGLLRLGRHILWGTRDIPEQCNAIRSDGWWKGAWAKFVNRDKRLWQRRSA comes from the coding sequence ATGCCCCACCGAACAGCGTCGCTTGAGACGTCAAATTTACGACTGTATTCGCCCAGCAGCGTGCTGCTGACTTTTCTGTTTCACGGCGTGTTCGCCGACCAGCACGAGATTGAACGAAACGCCGTCGACCCGCAGCAACGAATTACCGTCGAGCACTTCCGGCAATTCGTGGCCCACATGCTCGATTGCGGATACGAATTTGTCCTGCCGAACCAGGTAGTCGCGGGTTTGGACGCTGACGGTCGCTATGTGATGGCCACGTTCGACGACGGTTACGCCAGTAACGCTCTGGTACGCCCGGTGCTCGAAGAATTCGGCGTCGCGGCGCTCTTCTATATTTCGACCGGCCACGTGCTCGCGAAAAAATCGTTCTGGTGGGATGTCGTACATAGAGAGATCCTGCGCCGCGGTGGAACACCCGACGACGCCCAGAAAGTCGGTCGAGGTCTCAAGGAACTAACCAACCCGCAGATCGAAGATGTGATCGTCCGCATGTTTGGCGCCGAGTCGATTGAGCCCTGGGGGGACATTGATCGACCATTCACCCCCCAAGAGCTGCGCGCATTTGTTGATTCTCCACTGGTCGAGGTGGGCAATCACACGCGCGATCACGCGATTCTGACGAATTACACTCCGGCGGGCGTAAGACAGCAGCTAGCAGACGCGCAAGACGACCTGGAATCTATGGTCGGATACAGACCGACGAGTGTATCCTACCCCAACGGCAACTACTCGCCGGACGTACTGCGCGTTGCTAGTGAACTGGGGTTTTCGCTGGGAATCACCGTCGAACGCAGAAAGAATCTGTTGCCCGTCGATGGCGCGAACGACGGTCTTCTACGGCTCGGTCGCCATATCTTATGGGGCACGCGAGACATCCCCGAGCAATGTAATGCAATCCGGTCCGATGGCTGGTGGAAAGGGGCCTGGGCGAAGTTCGTTAATAGGGATAAACGATTGTGGCAACGACGGTCTGCCTGA
- a CDS encoding formyl transferase has translation MATTVCLIRPNPPLFYFANELHRQNPLALVVIESRPQSPLAQWWRQLHAASDQPAGLEPARLPRRRVRPEQARDCRRFFGDAWRYLDPTIPLLVVPDINAPIVRERIVALRPQVVVDHGTSIVRKELLAAVPLALNIHWGLSPYYRGTHCTEWALLNWDPFNVGVTLHRLTRDIDGGGVVAQARAEIAPQDTVHSINMQLTYLGTKLAIEAIEQVAAGQPLTFHSQDHSQGLLTLNRQWSRPLAKQIRHLEHRGLIATMLKHPARRARLPIIEPASLVTAPALA, from the coding sequence GTGGCAACGACGGTCTGCCTGATTCGGCCAAACCCACCGCTCTTCTATTTCGCAAACGAGCTTCACCGGCAAAATCCGTTGGCGCTGGTCGTTATTGAATCGCGTCCTCAGTCACCGCTGGCGCAATGGTGGCGCCAACTGCACGCGGCATCAGATCAGCCAGCGGGGCTCGAACCGGCCCGGCTACCGCGACGTCGGGTGCGGCCAGAGCAGGCCCGTGATTGCCGGCGGTTCTTCGGCGACGCCTGGCGGTACCTCGATCCGACCATTCCGTTGCTGGTCGTGCCCGACATTAATGCGCCGATTGTGCGCGAGCGAATCGTGGCGCTGCGTCCGCAGGTAGTCGTTGATCACGGCACGTCGATCGTGCGAAAAGAGTTGTTGGCCGCCGTGCCGTTGGCCTTGAATATCCACTGGGGCCTTTCTCCCTATTACCGTGGCACTCATTGCACGGAGTGGGCCCTGTTAAATTGGGATCCCTTCAACGTCGGTGTCACTCTGCACCGACTGACGCGAGATATCGACGGTGGCGGGGTTGTCGCGCAGGCCCGCGCGGAAATTGCGCCGCAGGACACCGTTCACAGCATCAACATGCAACTGACGTATCTTGGCACAAAACTGGCCATAGAGGCGATCGAACAAGTCGCCGCCGGGCAGCCGCTTACGTTTCACAGCCAAGATCATTCGCAGGGTCTGCTGACGCTCAATCGGCAATGGAGTCGCCCACTCGCCAAGCAGATCCGGCACTTAGAGCATCGCGGGCTGATCGCGACAATGCTCAAGCATCCGGCGCGCCGGGCGCGGCTTCCGATCATCGAACCCGCGAGCCTTGTCACGGCGCCGGCGCTCGCCTAA
- a CDS encoding DUF1801 domain-containing protein: MSTLFRFPNSLKHDPAVEAWLNERASSLGIIARHWFELMRKCGDDVRELLHDGHPTACATDAAFAYVDAFQSHVNVGFFRGAELADPKGLLEGTGKLMRHVKLRPDSDIDERALAKLIEVAYKDLKQRVKAESRP, translated from the coding sequence GTGAGCACACTTTTCCGGTTTCCCAATTCGCTCAAGCATGATCCAGCAGTCGAAGCCTGGCTGAACGAACGTGCAAGCTCCTTGGGCATAATCGCCCGACACTGGTTCGAGCTCATGCGCAAGTGTGGCGACGACGTGCGTGAGCTATTGCACGACGGTCATCCCACCGCGTGTGCCACCGACGCGGCATTCGCCTACGTCGACGCCTTCCAATCGCACGTGAATGTCGGATTCTTTCGCGGCGCCGAACTCGCCGATCCGAAAGGCTTACTGGAAGGAACCGGCAAACTCATGCGCCACGTAAAGCTCCGCCCCGACAGCGACATCGACGAGAGGGCTCTCGCCAAGCTCATCGAAGTCGCTTACAAGGATTTGAAGCAACGGGTGAAGGCGGAGTCGCGGCCTTGA
- a CDS encoding Ig-like domain repeat protein: protein MPLRAGGHSSASTLGHIEALEPRYLFSAASLVPEVTNVVVAGTSWSPAFVSSLAADGLGNGGYSIPVGSSAQLDSLPWQNLNQIKISFNENVLVQPSALTLISLQGGNVTFGPMLFDQSTSTVTWTLSSPLPAGSYLLVLNGHSAQGVHDSSGNALAGAWSDGTSVYPSGNGIAGTDFSFRFNVLPGDVNQDGIVNGQDLAQLSSQWAQPGRPIADTNGDQIINNQDIAVVSSAWLAHQTSPVNVLGTGISLSPVPSSITADQTITLSAQVVANPQSPISPNEGSVTFFSDGIALGSASVEQGNANLSNVSLPVGQHKLTAVYNDPSGIFATSATAAISPASTIVTAVGGGVADGDPSIDALLHDDQGIAVDSQGNIYIADKHNNRIREIDHSTGIITTVAGAGDEGYAGDNGLAVLALLNKPTAVAVDQAGDLFIADAGNDVIRKVDHATGIITTIAGTGVAGFSGDNGPATDAQLNFAYGINGATSSPLPAGLATDAAGDVFILDFYNARIRKVDHATGIITTIAGNGTMGYAGDDHLATEAEITPTGIAATASGDVFFADGEAVRKVDAVTGIMTRVFGGDDGITPDSSFVEADSVAIDAAGNLFVSDWSGWRIHEVDLTTGTMTVVAGGGTQTGDNVPAFDYKLSYPFSVAVGPAGDLYFVQSGFAGLNNYSPTNNFLRKVDHSTGLITTIAGVGYSGDGGPAIDAELNAPSDIAIDPDGNLLIADTADNVIRKVDHDTGVITTIVGPGAVGYSGDNGPAADATLHSPAAIAVDAAGDLFIADAYNLAIRKVDHSTGLITTIATTSQMSGFVAASAVGDVYFPGNLSVMKIDHVSGVISKVAGGGSNNGDGELATTAQINPYDVTVDTAGNLFIADANGFRIREVNHTTGIITTLAHVAATTITLGTDGNIFTTGLDGNQVDEINPVTGIVIPIVIDRDSALGDDGPALNASLTASGLAVDSAGNLFIADSQHDRVREILRDVIVNVSSPQQTASTAATSAVQTKPASTLVDNLMSRNTFDSASRIVDGPMPLFDQQNDLTVGALTASTVNDELLTIIASARRTGDRG, encoded by the coding sequence ATGCCGCTGCGCGCCGGCGGGCACTCCTCGGCTTCCACTCTGGGGCACATCGAAGCGTTAGAACCTCGCTATCTATTCTCGGCAGCTTCGCTAGTGCCAGAGGTGACGAACGTTGTCGTCGCGGGCACCTCTTGGTCTCCGGCATTCGTATCGAGTCTCGCGGCAGATGGGCTTGGCAACGGAGGATACTCAATCCCGGTCGGATCTTCCGCCCAGCTTGATTCGCTCCCTTGGCAAAATCTGAACCAGATCAAGATCTCGTTCAATGAGAATGTTCTTGTTCAGCCCTCCGCCCTTACCTTGATAAGTTTGCAGGGCGGAAACGTCACCTTTGGCCCAATGTTGTTCGACCAGTCGACCTCGACCGTGACGTGGACGCTCAGTTCGCCACTCCCGGCAGGCAGCTACCTGCTGGTATTGAACGGCCATTCGGCGCAGGGAGTGCATGATTCGTCCGGCAACGCGCTCGCGGGAGCATGGAGCGACGGCACGAGCGTCTATCCTTCGGGAAACGGCATTGCAGGCACCGATTTTTCGTTCCGCTTCAATGTCCTTCCGGGGGACGTCAACCAGGACGGAATTGTCAATGGTCAGGACCTCGCGCAATTGAGTTCGCAATGGGCTCAGCCTGGTCGGCCAATCGCAGACACAAATGGCGATCAGATCATCAACAACCAGGACATTGCGGTTGTTTCGAGTGCGTGGCTCGCCCATCAGACGTCACCCGTCAATGTACTGGGGACAGGAATCTCGCTGAGCCCTGTACCGAGTTCGATAACTGCTGACCAAACGATTACGCTTTCGGCTCAAGTGGTGGCGAACCCGCAAAGTCCTATTAGTCCTAACGAAGGGTCCGTTACGTTTTTCAGTGACGGTATCGCGCTGGGAAGTGCTTCTGTTGAGCAGGGAAACGCCAATCTGTCGAACGTGTCACTACCTGTTGGCCAGCATAAGCTTACTGCGGTGTACAACGATCCCAGTGGCATTTTCGCGACCAGCGCAACCGCTGCGATAAGCCCCGCGTCGACCATTGTCACGGCCGTGGGGGGTGGTGTGGCGGATGGCGATCCATCCATCGACGCTCTCCTGCACGACGATCAGGGAATTGCAGTCGACAGCCAAGGGAATATTTACATTGCCGACAAGCACAACAATCGCATTCGCGAGATTGATCATAGCACCGGGATTATCACGACCGTGGCCGGAGCGGGAGACGAGGGCTACGCCGGCGATAATGGCCTGGCCGTTCTCGCCTTATTGAACAAGCCAACCGCCGTCGCAGTTGATCAAGCAGGCGATCTGTTCATTGCTGATGCCGGCAATGACGTGATTCGCAAAGTCGATCATGCCACGGGCATTATTACGACGATTGCCGGAACTGGTGTCGCAGGCTTTAGCGGTGACAACGGGCCAGCCACCGATGCGCAATTGAACTTTGCCTATGGGATCAACGGTGCTACATCATCGCCGCTGCCGGCTGGCCTGGCGACGGATGCCGCTGGCGACGTGTTTATTCTGGATTTCTACAATGCGCGCATTCGTAAAGTCGACCATGCGACGGGCATCATCACGACGATTGCGGGAAATGGAACCATGGGCTATGCCGGTGACGACCATCTCGCAACCGAGGCCGAAATCACGCCTACCGGCATAGCCGCCACAGCGTCCGGAGATGTGTTTTTCGCCGACGGGGAAGCTGTGAGAAAGGTCGACGCTGTCACGGGAATTATGACCCGTGTCTTCGGTGGCGACGACGGTATCACCCCCGATTCAAGTTTCGTCGAGGCCGACTCCGTCGCTATCGATGCGGCAGGGAACTTGTTCGTCTCGGATTGGTCCGGATGGAGGATCCATGAAGTCGATCTAACAACAGGAACCATGACCGTTGTCGCGGGTGGTGGGACGCAAACTGGCGACAATGTGCCGGCGTTCGATTACAAGTTGTCATATCCATTCAGCGTGGCGGTCGGCCCAGCCGGAGACCTGTACTTCGTCCAGTCAGGGTTCGCTGGACTCAACAATTACAGTCCCACGAATAATTTCCTGCGCAAGGTAGACCATTCCACGGGGTTGATAACAACGATTGCTGGCGTGGGTTACAGTGGCGACGGTGGACCGGCGATCGATGCGGAGCTGAATGCGCCGAGCGACATTGCCATTGATCCCGATGGCAATCTGCTGATCGCCGACACGGCTGACAACGTCATTCGAAAAGTCGATCACGACACAGGCGTCATTACGACGATCGTTGGACCGGGCGCTGTCGGATACAGTGGCGACAATGGTCCAGCAGCGGACGCCACATTGCATTCGCCCGCCGCAATCGCCGTGGATGCGGCCGGCGATCTCTTTATTGCGGATGCTTATAATTTGGCGATTCGCAAGGTCGACCACAGCACGGGGCTGATCACGACGATCGCCACGACGTCGCAGATGTCAGGTTTTGTCGCAGCGTCCGCAGTTGGAGATGTGTATTTTCCAGGCAACCTGAGCGTCATGAAAATCGACCACGTGTCGGGCGTCATATCCAAGGTCGCCGGAGGTGGCTCCAACAACGGCGATGGTGAACTGGCCACTACGGCCCAAATAAATCCCTATGACGTGACCGTCGATACAGCCGGCAATCTGTTTATCGCCGACGCCAATGGCTTCCGAATTCGCGAAGTCAATCATACAACGGGCATCATTACGACCCTTGCACATGTCGCGGCGACGACCATCACGCTCGGGACGGATGGGAATATCTTCACTACCGGTCTAGACGGCAATCAGGTTGACGAGATAAATCCTGTCACGGGTATTGTGATCCCGATCGTCATCGATCGCGATAGCGCATTGGGCGATGACGGACCAGCTCTGAACGCCAGCCTCACCGCAAGTGGCCTGGCCGTGGACTCGGCGGGAAATCTGTTTATCGCCGACTCGCAACACGATCGAGTACGCGAAATCCTGCGAGATGTCATTGTCAACGTAAGTTCCCCGCAGCAAACAGCGTCTACAGCGGCGACTAGCGCCGTGCAAACTAAACCGGCGAGCACTTTAGTCGACAATCTGATGTCGCGAAACACATTTGATTCCGCCTCACGAATTGTGGACGGACCTATGCCGCTGTTCGATCAGCAGAACGATTTGACTGTGGGCGCACTCACCGCTTCGACGGTGAATGACGAGTTGCTCACTATCATCGCCTCTGCCAGAAGAACGGGCGATCGGGGGTAA
- a CDS encoding VOC family protein, with product MAERAKNTICLWYNGGAEEAAQFYAKTFPDSSVDAVHRAPDDYPSGKAGDVITVEFTVLGIPCIGLNGGPAFQHNEAFSFQVATVDQAETDRYWNAIVGNGGQESACGWCKDKWGLSWQITPVVLTEAYTSSDRAAAKRAFNAMMTMTKIDIAKIEAALRG from the coding sequence ATGGCGGAGCGAGCGAAGAACACGATCTGCCTGTGGTACAACGGCGGCGCGGAAGAGGCGGCGCAGTTTTATGCCAAGACCTTTCCCGATTCTTCGGTCGACGCGGTACATCGCGCACCGGACGACTACCCTTCCGGCAAAGCAGGGGATGTCATCACGGTCGAGTTCACCGTATTGGGTATCCCCTGCATCGGACTTAACGGCGGACCTGCATTCCAGCACAACGAAGCGTTCTCGTTTCAGGTTGCCACCGTCGATCAGGCCGAAACGGACCGCTACTGGAACGCCATCGTCGGCAATGGTGGGCAAGAAAGTGCGTGCGGCTGGTGCAAAGACAAATGGGGCCTGTCCTGGCAGATCACGCCGGTCGTTTTGACCGAGGCGTACACAAGCTCCGATCGCGCGGCCGCCAAGCGTGCCTTCAACGCCATGATGACGATGACAAAGATCGACATCGCCAAGATCGAGGCGGCACTTCGCGGTTGA
- a CDS encoding dockerin type I domain-containing protein, whose translation MDRLSNTVDRYSSTGQFLGTLISDNQNLNQPDGIVLSPDHTKLFVASSQNNEVVEYDYNYAAGTATNPSVFATAAQGLEFPSSMVFSPDGTKLYVANLGGDGVSQLNLNGTSAGPNITGGSSADFSGLAFTSSGQLIAGGFDGGSVAISDPSVSSFTDLISPNPSLQGLAGLLVNGNDLYVTGLFSSTFEKFNINTGQVDSSFSSAAGLAFPQGVILSPDGNSLLVGILGFSNGAGNISEYSFGGAFLGTFASPVSDPSKGFVEATSMIVVTGPTAPALPGDVNFDGIVNAQDLALVSSNWLHTGTGANDPPGDANHDGIVNAQDLALISSNWLATTSANAAAVPEPASLVMAGTVLVVLGVAARRRVH comes from the coding sequence GTGGACCGGCTTTCGAATACGGTCGATCGTTACAGCAGCACGGGCCAGTTTTTGGGAACGCTGATCAGCGACAACCAGAATCTGAATCAGCCCGACGGCATCGTATTGTCGCCCGACCATACCAAGCTCTTCGTGGCCAGTTCCCAGAACAACGAGGTCGTGGAGTACGACTACAACTATGCTGCGGGAACCGCGACGAACCCATCGGTGTTTGCCACGGCCGCGCAAGGGCTCGAATTTCCGAGTTCGATGGTTTTCAGCCCGGATGGCACGAAGCTATACGTTGCCAATCTCGGCGGAGACGGTGTGAGTCAGCTCAACCTGAACGGTACTTCTGCCGGACCGAATATCACGGGCGGCAGCAGCGCGGACTTCAGCGGGTTGGCTTTCACATCCAGCGGCCAGCTTATCGCGGGGGGCTTCGACGGTGGAAGTGTCGCGATTTCCGATCCTTCGGTGAGTTCCTTCACGGACCTGATTTCCCCGAACCCTTCCCTGCAGGGGTTGGCGGGCCTGCTGGTCAACGGCAACGATTTGTACGTCACGGGTTTGTTTTCCAGCACGTTCGAGAAATTCAACATCAACACGGGCCAGGTCGACTCGAGCTTTTCGTCGGCAGCCGGCCTGGCTTTCCCCCAAGGCGTGATACTCTCGCCCGACGGCAACAGTCTGCTTGTCGGGATACTCGGGTTCTCCAACGGCGCGGGCAACATCTCTGAGTACAGCTTCGGTGGCGCGTTCCTGGGAACGTTTGCCAGCCCGGTGTCCGATCCGTCGAAAGGATTTGTCGAGGCGACATCTATGATTGTCGTGACTGGGCCAACGGCGCCCGCGTTACCAGGAGATGTGAATTTCGACGGCATCGTAAACGCCCAGGACCTCGCTCTCGTGTCCAGCAATTGGCTGCACACAGGCACGGGCGCCAACGATCCGCCCGGCGACGCGAATCATGACGGCATCGTCAACGCGCAGGATCTTGCCCTTATCTCCTCGAATTGGTTGGCAACCACCAGCGCCAACGCGGCGGCCGTGCCCGAGCCGGCGAGCCTCGTAATGGCGGGGACTGTGCTGGTCGTGCTAGGAGTCGCTGCCCGCCGCCGCGTTCATTAA